Proteins from a single region of Ananas comosus cultivar F153 linkage group 3, ASM154086v1, whole genome shotgun sequence:
- the LOC109707340 gene encoding vacuolar protein sorting-associated protein 52 A-like isoform X1: protein MAWIQGDYNSEMQDFKQGSDQQLFTDYFSLDEDSSSSDDVPLDGLHEELKGCSNDDVPANIFANGTNLQEYTRGVESNLRRDEQGYLETYIEESDNLVLLHGQFHDCEIILSQIGSLLGGFQVEIGSISAEIKSLQEKSMEMGMKLKNRKLVELKLAKFIEEIIAPPSLVTAIIDGEVNEEYLRHLEVLSKKLKFVGIDYMLNASEVFQDVQQEMDRLRQTAVAKVFDFIIEKIYSLRKPKTNIQMLQQNSLLKYRYLILFLKEHGKEKYPDILAAYIDTMNKVLSVHFFVYIEALERLQMNMATPNDLFGSDSKSLGVLLRVQEHSQKRSSIFALGERINILKEVDQPALVPHISEANALRYPYEALFRSLHKLLIDTSCSEYLFLEAFFGEASLLYEIFAGAFTVIDEHLKLVLPNCYDAICLMLMICITRKHQVIMSRRRIPCLDSYFDKVNIFLWPCFKKVIDMHLQCLKNCDVKTLWEDDTHPHYAIRCYAEFAASLIQLNVEYGNNQLDMNLEQLHMAIDNLLVRLAERFRIPKSQALFLLNNYDMIIAVLKEAGDIGKIPTFFEEKLESNISLFVEELLSEHFTDLIKFVKAYDDEESTSFTGSPTIADVEPLVKDFAMRWKAVLEAMHKDVITSFSNLSCGMEILKAAMAQLLNYYNSLSECVKMIPRSSTLNKYLVSITSISYEIRKYSRTF from the exons ATG GCATGGATTCAGGGTGACTATAACAGTGAGATGCAGGATTTTAAGCAGGGATCTGACCAACAATTATTTACTGATTATTTTTCCTTAGATGAGGATTCTAGTAG CAGTGATGATGTACCATTGGATGGGCTACATGAAGAACTTAAAGGATGCAGTAATGATGAT GTACCAGCAAATATATTTGCCAATGGTACAAACTTGCAGGAGTATACAAGGGGAGTTGAGAGCAACTTACGCAGAGATGAACAGGGATACCTTGAA ACCTATATTGAAGAGAGTGATAACTTGGTCCTACTGCATGGTCAGTTTCATGATTGTGAAATAATTTTGTCACAAATAGGTTCTCTTCTGGGTGGGTTCCAG GTGGAGATTGGTTCCATTAGTGCAGAAATAAAGAGTCTTCAGGAGAAATCTATGGAGATGGGTATGAAGCTAAAGAACCGTAAG CTGGTGGAATTGAAATTGGCAAAATTCATCGAAGAAATTATAGCTCCCCCCAGTCTGGTGACAGCTATTATTGATGGAGAG GTGAATGAGGAATATCTGAGACACCTGGAGGTCTTAAGCAAAAAGCTGAAATTTGTTGGAATTGATTATATGTTAAATGCATCAGAAGTTTTTCAGGATGTTCAGCAAGAGATGGACAGACTTCGACAAACGGCAGTAGCAAAG gtaTTTGATTTCATCATTGAGAAGATCTATTCCTTGAGAAAGCCAAAAACAAATATTCAAATGTTGCAACAAAACTCCCTTCTGAAATATAG GTATCTCATTCTTTTTCTCAAAGAACATGGCAAAGAGAAATATCCAGATATTCTAGCAGCATATATTGATACGATGAACAAG GTGTTGAGTGTGCATTTCTTTGTCTACATAGAAGCACTTGAGAGACTGCAGATGAATATGGCAACACCAAATGATTTATTTGGAAGTGACTCTAAAAGCTTGGGTGTTCTTTTGAGAGTGCAGGAACATTCCCAAAAACGTTCTTCAATCTTTGCTTTAGGGGAGAGGATAAACATTTTGAAG GAAGTTGATCAACCGGCTTTGGTTCCACATATATCAGAAGCCAATGCTTTAAGATATCCATACGAAGCTCTCTTTAGGAGCTTACACAAGCTTTTGATAGATACATCCTGTTcaga GTACCTTTTTCTTGAGGCCTTTTTTGGAGAAGCATCACTATTGTATGAAATCTTTGCAG GAGCTTTCACAGTTATTGATGAACATTTGAAACTAGTACTTCCAAATTGTTATGATGCGATATGCTTAATGCTTATGATCTGCATAACACGGAAGCACCAG GTAATTATGTCCAGGAGGCGGATTCCTTGTCTGGATTCGTACTTTGATAAG GTCAATATTTTCCTTTGGCCATGTTTCAAGAAAGTAATTGATATGCATCTGCAATGTCTGAAAAATTGTGATGTCAAAACATTATGGGAGGATGACACTCACCCACACTATGCAATACGGTGCTATGCTGAGTTTGCAGCCTCCCTTATTCAGCTCAATGTAGAATATGGAAATAATCAG CTTGATATGAACTTGGAGCAATTGCATATGGCAATTGATAACCTACTTGTCAGGCTGGCCGAACGATTTAGAATACCAAAATCACAAGCTTTGTTCCTTCTTAATAACTATGATATGATTATAGCTGTCTTGAAG GAGGCAGGTGACATTGGAAAAATTCCAACATTCTTTGAAGAAAAGCTTGAAAGCAATATTTCTTTGTTTGTG GAGGAATTGCTTTCGGAGCATTTTACTGATCTGATCAAGTTTGTGAAGGCTTACGACG ATGAAGAGTCAACTTCCTTCACAGGAAGTCCAACAATTGCTGATGTTGAACCTTTGGTGAAGGACTTTGCAATGCGGTGGAAAGCCGTTCTAGAGGCAATGCATAAAGATGTCATTACTTCATTTAGCAATCTTTCATGTGGAATGGAAATTCTAAAAGCTGCGATGGCGCAGTTGTTGAACTACTATAACAGTCTCTCAGAATGCGTGAAGATGATCCCCCGCAGTTCAACTTTAAACAAGTACCTGGTTTCCATCACCTCAATATCCTACGAAATCAGGAAATACTCAAGGACATTCTAG
- the LOC109707340 gene encoding vacuolar protein sorting-associated protein 52 A-like isoform X3, translated as MAWIQGDYNSEMQDFKQGSDQQLFTDYFSLDEDSSSSDDVPLDGLHEELKGCSNDDVPANIFANGTNLQEYTRGVESNLRRDEQGYLETYIEESDNLVLLHGQFHDCEIILSQIGSLLGGFQVEIGSISAEIKSLQEKSMEMGMKLKNRKLVELKLAKFIEEIIAPPSLVTAIIDGEVNEEYLRHLEVLSKKLKFVGIDYMLNASEVFQDVQQEMDRLRQTAVAKVFDFIIEKIYSLRKPKTNIQMLQQNSLLKYRYLILFLKEHGKEKYPDILAAYIDTMNKEHSQKRSSIFALGERINILKEVDQPALVPHISEANALRYPYEALFRSLHKLLIDTSCSEYLFLEAFFGEASLLYEIFAGAFTVIDEHLKLVLPNCYDAICLMLMICITRKHQVIMSRRRIPCLDSYFDKVNIFLWPCFKKVIDMHLQCLKNCDVKTLWEDDTHPHYAIRCYAEFAASLIQLNVEYGNNQLDMNLEQLHMAIDNLLVRLAERFRIPKSQALFLLNNYDMIIAVLKEAGDIGKIPTFFEEKLESNISLFVEELLSEHFTDLIKFVKAYDDEESTSFTGSPTIADVEPLVKDFAMRWKAVLEAMHKDVITSFSNLSCGMEILKAAMAQLLNYYNSLSECVKMIPRSSTLNKYLVSITSISYEIRKYSRTF; from the exons ATG GCATGGATTCAGGGTGACTATAACAGTGAGATGCAGGATTTTAAGCAGGGATCTGACCAACAATTATTTACTGATTATTTTTCCTTAGATGAGGATTCTAGTAG CAGTGATGATGTACCATTGGATGGGCTACATGAAGAACTTAAAGGATGCAGTAATGATGAT GTACCAGCAAATATATTTGCCAATGGTACAAACTTGCAGGAGTATACAAGGGGAGTTGAGAGCAACTTACGCAGAGATGAACAGGGATACCTTGAA ACCTATATTGAAGAGAGTGATAACTTGGTCCTACTGCATGGTCAGTTTCATGATTGTGAAATAATTTTGTCACAAATAGGTTCTCTTCTGGGTGGGTTCCAG GTGGAGATTGGTTCCATTAGTGCAGAAATAAAGAGTCTTCAGGAGAAATCTATGGAGATGGGTATGAAGCTAAAGAACCGTAAG CTGGTGGAATTGAAATTGGCAAAATTCATCGAAGAAATTATAGCTCCCCCCAGTCTGGTGACAGCTATTATTGATGGAGAG GTGAATGAGGAATATCTGAGACACCTGGAGGTCTTAAGCAAAAAGCTGAAATTTGTTGGAATTGATTATATGTTAAATGCATCAGAAGTTTTTCAGGATGTTCAGCAAGAGATGGACAGACTTCGACAAACGGCAGTAGCAAAG gtaTTTGATTTCATCATTGAGAAGATCTATTCCTTGAGAAAGCCAAAAACAAATATTCAAATGTTGCAACAAAACTCCCTTCTGAAATATAG GTATCTCATTCTTTTTCTCAAAGAACATGGCAAAGAGAAATATCCAGATATTCTAGCAGCATATATTGATACGATGAACAAG GAACATTCCCAAAAACGTTCTTCAATCTTTGCTTTAGGGGAGAGGATAAACATTTTGAAG GAAGTTGATCAACCGGCTTTGGTTCCACATATATCAGAAGCCAATGCTTTAAGATATCCATACGAAGCTCTCTTTAGGAGCTTACACAAGCTTTTGATAGATACATCCTGTTcaga GTACCTTTTTCTTGAGGCCTTTTTTGGAGAAGCATCACTATTGTATGAAATCTTTGCAG GAGCTTTCACAGTTATTGATGAACATTTGAAACTAGTACTTCCAAATTGTTATGATGCGATATGCTTAATGCTTATGATCTGCATAACACGGAAGCACCAG GTAATTATGTCCAGGAGGCGGATTCCTTGTCTGGATTCGTACTTTGATAAG GTCAATATTTTCCTTTGGCCATGTTTCAAGAAAGTAATTGATATGCATCTGCAATGTCTGAAAAATTGTGATGTCAAAACATTATGGGAGGATGACACTCACCCACACTATGCAATACGGTGCTATGCTGAGTTTGCAGCCTCCCTTATTCAGCTCAATGTAGAATATGGAAATAATCAG CTTGATATGAACTTGGAGCAATTGCATATGGCAATTGATAACCTACTTGTCAGGCTGGCCGAACGATTTAGAATACCAAAATCACAAGCTTTGTTCCTTCTTAATAACTATGATATGATTATAGCTGTCTTGAAG GAGGCAGGTGACATTGGAAAAATTCCAACATTCTTTGAAGAAAAGCTTGAAAGCAATATTTCTTTGTTTGTG GAGGAATTGCTTTCGGAGCATTTTACTGATCTGATCAAGTTTGTGAAGGCTTACGACG ATGAAGAGTCAACTTCCTTCACAGGAAGTCCAACAATTGCTGATGTTGAACCTTTGGTGAAGGACTTTGCAATGCGGTGGAAAGCCGTTCTAGAGGCAATGCATAAAGATGTCATTACTTCATTTAGCAATCTTTCATGTGGAATGGAAATTCTAAAAGCTGCGATGGCGCAGTTGTTGAACTACTATAACAGTCTCTCAGAATGCGTGAAGATGATCCCCCGCAGTTCAACTTTAAACAAGTACCTGGTTTCCATCACCTCAATATCCTACGAAATCAGGAAATACTCAAGGACATTCTAG
- the LOC109707340 gene encoding vacuolar protein sorting-associated protein 52 A-like isoform X4, which yields MVPANIFANGTNLQEYTRGVESNLRRDEQGYLETYIEESDNLVLLHGQFHDCEIILSQIGSLLGGFQVEIGSISAEIKSLQEKSMEMGMKLKNRKLVELKLAKFIEEIIAPPSLVTAIIDGEVNEEYLRHLEVLSKKLKFVGIDYMLNASEVFQDVQQEMDRLRQTAVAKVFDFIIEKIYSLRKPKTNIQMLQQNSLLKYRYLILFLKEHGKEKYPDILAAYIDTMNKVLSVHFFVYIEALERLQMNMATPNDLFGSDSKSLGVLLRVQEHSQKRSSIFALGERINILKEVDQPALVPHISEANALRYPYEALFRSLHKLLIDTSCSEYLFLEAFFGEASLLYEIFAGAFTVIDEHLKLVLPNCYDAICLMLMICITRKHQVIMSRRRIPCLDSYFDKVNIFLWPCFKKVIDMHLQCLKNCDVKTLWEDDTHPHYAIRCYAEFAASLIQLNVEYGNNQLDMNLEQLHMAIDNLLVRLAERFRIPKSQALFLLNNYDMIIAVLKEAGDIGKIPTFFEEKLESNISLFVEELLSEHFTDLIKFVKAYDDEESTSFTGSPTIADVEPLVKDFAMRWKAVLEAMHKDVITSFSNLSCGMEILKAAMAQLLNYYNSLSECVKMIPRSSTLNKYLVSITSISYEIRKYSRTF from the exons ATG GTACCAGCAAATATATTTGCCAATGGTACAAACTTGCAGGAGTATACAAGGGGAGTTGAGAGCAACTTACGCAGAGATGAACAGGGATACCTTGAA ACCTATATTGAAGAGAGTGATAACTTGGTCCTACTGCATGGTCAGTTTCATGATTGTGAAATAATTTTGTCACAAATAGGTTCTCTTCTGGGTGGGTTCCAG GTGGAGATTGGTTCCATTAGTGCAGAAATAAAGAGTCTTCAGGAGAAATCTATGGAGATGGGTATGAAGCTAAAGAACCGTAAG CTGGTGGAATTGAAATTGGCAAAATTCATCGAAGAAATTATAGCTCCCCCCAGTCTGGTGACAGCTATTATTGATGGAGAG GTGAATGAGGAATATCTGAGACACCTGGAGGTCTTAAGCAAAAAGCTGAAATTTGTTGGAATTGATTATATGTTAAATGCATCAGAAGTTTTTCAGGATGTTCAGCAAGAGATGGACAGACTTCGACAAACGGCAGTAGCAAAG gtaTTTGATTTCATCATTGAGAAGATCTATTCCTTGAGAAAGCCAAAAACAAATATTCAAATGTTGCAACAAAACTCCCTTCTGAAATATAG GTATCTCATTCTTTTTCTCAAAGAACATGGCAAAGAGAAATATCCAGATATTCTAGCAGCATATATTGATACGATGAACAAG GTGTTGAGTGTGCATTTCTTTGTCTACATAGAAGCACTTGAGAGACTGCAGATGAATATGGCAACACCAAATGATTTATTTGGAAGTGACTCTAAAAGCTTGGGTGTTCTTTTGAGAGTGCAGGAACATTCCCAAAAACGTTCTTCAATCTTTGCTTTAGGGGAGAGGATAAACATTTTGAAG GAAGTTGATCAACCGGCTTTGGTTCCACATATATCAGAAGCCAATGCTTTAAGATATCCATACGAAGCTCTCTTTAGGAGCTTACACAAGCTTTTGATAGATACATCCTGTTcaga GTACCTTTTTCTTGAGGCCTTTTTTGGAGAAGCATCACTATTGTATGAAATCTTTGCAG GAGCTTTCACAGTTATTGATGAACATTTGAAACTAGTACTTCCAAATTGTTATGATGCGATATGCTTAATGCTTATGATCTGCATAACACGGAAGCACCAG GTAATTATGTCCAGGAGGCGGATTCCTTGTCTGGATTCGTACTTTGATAAG GTCAATATTTTCCTTTGGCCATGTTTCAAGAAAGTAATTGATATGCATCTGCAATGTCTGAAAAATTGTGATGTCAAAACATTATGGGAGGATGACACTCACCCACACTATGCAATACGGTGCTATGCTGAGTTTGCAGCCTCCCTTATTCAGCTCAATGTAGAATATGGAAATAATCAG CTTGATATGAACTTGGAGCAATTGCATATGGCAATTGATAACCTACTTGTCAGGCTGGCCGAACGATTTAGAATACCAAAATCACAAGCTTTGTTCCTTCTTAATAACTATGATATGATTATAGCTGTCTTGAAG GAGGCAGGTGACATTGGAAAAATTCCAACATTCTTTGAAGAAAAGCTTGAAAGCAATATTTCTTTGTTTGTG GAGGAATTGCTTTCGGAGCATTTTACTGATCTGATCAAGTTTGTGAAGGCTTACGACG ATGAAGAGTCAACTTCCTTCACAGGAAGTCCAACAATTGCTGATGTTGAACCTTTGGTGAAGGACTTTGCAATGCGGTGGAAAGCCGTTCTAGAGGCAATGCATAAAGATGTCATTACTTCATTTAGCAATCTTTCATGTGGAATGGAAATTCTAAAAGCTGCGATGGCGCAGTTGTTGAACTACTATAACAGTCTCTCAGAATGCGTGAAGATGATCCCCCGCAGTTCAACTTTAAACAAGTACCTGGTTTCCATCACCTCAATATCCTACGAAATCAGGAAATACTCAAGGACATTCTAG
- the LOC109707340 gene encoding vacuolar protein sorting-associated protein 52 A-like isoform X5, with protein MEMGMKLKNRKLVELKLAKFIEEIIAPPSLVTAIIDGEVNEEYLRHLEVLSKKLKFVGIDYMLNASEVFQDVQQEMDRLRQTAVAKVFDFIIEKIYSLRKPKTNIQMLQQNSLLKYRYLILFLKEHGKEKYPDILAAYIDTMNKVLSVHFFVYIEALERLQMNMATPNDLFGSDSKSLGVLLRVQEHSQKRSSIFALGERINILKEVDQPALVPHISEANALRYPYEALFRSLHKLLIDTSCSEYLFLEAFFGEASLLYEIFAGAFTVIDEHLKLVLPNCYDAICLMLMICITRKHQVIMSRRRIPCLDSYFDKVNIFLWPCFKKVIDMHLQCLKNCDVKTLWEDDTHPHYAIRCYAEFAASLIQLNVEYGNNQLDMNLEQLHMAIDNLLVRLAERFRIPKSQALFLLNNYDMIIAVLKEAGDIGKIPTFFEEKLESNISLFVEELLSEHFTDLIKFVKAYDDEESTSFTGSPTIADVEPLVKDFAMRWKAVLEAMHKDVITSFSNLSCGMEILKAAMAQLLNYYNSLSECVKMIPRSSTLNKYLVSITSISYEIRKYSRTF; from the exons ATGGAGATGGGTATGAAGCTAAAGAACCGTAAG CTGGTGGAATTGAAATTGGCAAAATTCATCGAAGAAATTATAGCTCCCCCCAGTCTGGTGACAGCTATTATTGATGGAGAG GTGAATGAGGAATATCTGAGACACCTGGAGGTCTTAAGCAAAAAGCTGAAATTTGTTGGAATTGATTATATGTTAAATGCATCAGAAGTTTTTCAGGATGTTCAGCAAGAGATGGACAGACTTCGACAAACGGCAGTAGCAAAG gtaTTTGATTTCATCATTGAGAAGATCTATTCCTTGAGAAAGCCAAAAACAAATATTCAAATGTTGCAACAAAACTCCCTTCTGAAATATAG GTATCTCATTCTTTTTCTCAAAGAACATGGCAAAGAGAAATATCCAGATATTCTAGCAGCATATATTGATACGATGAACAAG GTGTTGAGTGTGCATTTCTTTGTCTACATAGAAGCACTTGAGAGACTGCAGATGAATATGGCAACACCAAATGATTTATTTGGAAGTGACTCTAAAAGCTTGGGTGTTCTTTTGAGAGTGCAGGAACATTCCCAAAAACGTTCTTCAATCTTTGCTTTAGGGGAGAGGATAAACATTTTGAAG GAAGTTGATCAACCGGCTTTGGTTCCACATATATCAGAAGCCAATGCTTTAAGATATCCATACGAAGCTCTCTTTAGGAGCTTACACAAGCTTTTGATAGATACATCCTGTTcaga GTACCTTTTTCTTGAGGCCTTTTTTGGAGAAGCATCACTATTGTATGAAATCTTTGCAG GAGCTTTCACAGTTATTGATGAACATTTGAAACTAGTACTTCCAAATTGTTATGATGCGATATGCTTAATGCTTATGATCTGCATAACACGGAAGCACCAG GTAATTATGTCCAGGAGGCGGATTCCTTGTCTGGATTCGTACTTTGATAAG GTCAATATTTTCCTTTGGCCATGTTTCAAGAAAGTAATTGATATGCATCTGCAATGTCTGAAAAATTGTGATGTCAAAACATTATGGGAGGATGACACTCACCCACACTATGCAATACGGTGCTATGCTGAGTTTGCAGCCTCCCTTATTCAGCTCAATGTAGAATATGGAAATAATCAG CTTGATATGAACTTGGAGCAATTGCATATGGCAATTGATAACCTACTTGTCAGGCTGGCCGAACGATTTAGAATACCAAAATCACAAGCTTTGTTCCTTCTTAATAACTATGATATGATTATAGCTGTCTTGAAG GAGGCAGGTGACATTGGAAAAATTCCAACATTCTTTGAAGAAAAGCTTGAAAGCAATATTTCTTTGTTTGTG GAGGAATTGCTTTCGGAGCATTTTACTGATCTGATCAAGTTTGTGAAGGCTTACGACG ATGAAGAGTCAACTTCCTTCACAGGAAGTCCAACAATTGCTGATGTTGAACCTTTGGTGAAGGACTTTGCAATGCGGTGGAAAGCCGTTCTAGAGGCAATGCATAAAGATGTCATTACTTCATTTAGCAATCTTTCATGTGGAATGGAAATTCTAAAAGCTGCGATGGCGCAGTTGTTGAACTACTATAACAGTCTCTCAGAATGCGTGAAGATGATCCCCCGCAGTTCAACTTTAAACAAGTACCTGGTTTCCATCACCTCAATATCCTACGAAATCAGGAAATACTCAAGGACATTCTAG
- the LOC109707340 gene encoding vacuolar protein sorting-associated protein 52 A-like isoform X2 — MAWIQGDYNSEMQDFKQGSDQQLFTDYFSLDEDSSSDDVPLDGLHEELKGCSNDDVPANIFANGTNLQEYTRGVESNLRRDEQGYLETYIEESDNLVLLHGQFHDCEIILSQIGSLLGGFQVEIGSISAEIKSLQEKSMEMGMKLKNRKLVELKLAKFIEEIIAPPSLVTAIIDGEVNEEYLRHLEVLSKKLKFVGIDYMLNASEVFQDVQQEMDRLRQTAVAKVFDFIIEKIYSLRKPKTNIQMLQQNSLLKYRYLILFLKEHGKEKYPDILAAYIDTMNKVLSVHFFVYIEALERLQMNMATPNDLFGSDSKSLGVLLRVQEHSQKRSSIFALGERINILKEVDQPALVPHISEANALRYPYEALFRSLHKLLIDTSCSEYLFLEAFFGEASLLYEIFAGAFTVIDEHLKLVLPNCYDAICLMLMICITRKHQVIMSRRRIPCLDSYFDKVNIFLWPCFKKVIDMHLQCLKNCDVKTLWEDDTHPHYAIRCYAEFAASLIQLNVEYGNNQLDMNLEQLHMAIDNLLVRLAERFRIPKSQALFLLNNYDMIIAVLKEAGDIGKIPTFFEEKLESNISLFVEELLSEHFTDLIKFVKAYDDEESTSFTGSPTIADVEPLVKDFAMRWKAVLEAMHKDVITSFSNLSCGMEILKAAMAQLLNYYNSLSECVKMIPRSSTLNKYLVSITSISYEIRKYSRTF, encoded by the exons ATG GCATGGATTCAGGGTGACTATAACAGTGAGATGCAGGATTTTAAGCAGGGATCTGACCAACAATTATTTACTGATTATTTTTCCTTAGATGAGGATTCTAGTAG TGATGATGTACCATTGGATGGGCTACATGAAGAACTTAAAGGATGCAGTAATGATGAT GTACCAGCAAATATATTTGCCAATGGTACAAACTTGCAGGAGTATACAAGGGGAGTTGAGAGCAACTTACGCAGAGATGAACAGGGATACCTTGAA ACCTATATTGAAGAGAGTGATAACTTGGTCCTACTGCATGGTCAGTTTCATGATTGTGAAATAATTTTGTCACAAATAGGTTCTCTTCTGGGTGGGTTCCAG GTGGAGATTGGTTCCATTAGTGCAGAAATAAAGAGTCTTCAGGAGAAATCTATGGAGATGGGTATGAAGCTAAAGAACCGTAAG CTGGTGGAATTGAAATTGGCAAAATTCATCGAAGAAATTATAGCTCCCCCCAGTCTGGTGACAGCTATTATTGATGGAGAG GTGAATGAGGAATATCTGAGACACCTGGAGGTCTTAAGCAAAAAGCTGAAATTTGTTGGAATTGATTATATGTTAAATGCATCAGAAGTTTTTCAGGATGTTCAGCAAGAGATGGACAGACTTCGACAAACGGCAGTAGCAAAG gtaTTTGATTTCATCATTGAGAAGATCTATTCCTTGAGAAAGCCAAAAACAAATATTCAAATGTTGCAACAAAACTCCCTTCTGAAATATAG GTATCTCATTCTTTTTCTCAAAGAACATGGCAAAGAGAAATATCCAGATATTCTAGCAGCATATATTGATACGATGAACAAG GTGTTGAGTGTGCATTTCTTTGTCTACATAGAAGCACTTGAGAGACTGCAGATGAATATGGCAACACCAAATGATTTATTTGGAAGTGACTCTAAAAGCTTGGGTGTTCTTTTGAGAGTGCAGGAACATTCCCAAAAACGTTCTTCAATCTTTGCTTTAGGGGAGAGGATAAACATTTTGAAG GAAGTTGATCAACCGGCTTTGGTTCCACATATATCAGAAGCCAATGCTTTAAGATATCCATACGAAGCTCTCTTTAGGAGCTTACACAAGCTTTTGATAGATACATCCTGTTcaga GTACCTTTTTCTTGAGGCCTTTTTTGGAGAAGCATCACTATTGTATGAAATCTTTGCAG GAGCTTTCACAGTTATTGATGAACATTTGAAACTAGTACTTCCAAATTGTTATGATGCGATATGCTTAATGCTTATGATCTGCATAACACGGAAGCACCAG GTAATTATGTCCAGGAGGCGGATTCCTTGTCTGGATTCGTACTTTGATAAG GTCAATATTTTCCTTTGGCCATGTTTCAAGAAAGTAATTGATATGCATCTGCAATGTCTGAAAAATTGTGATGTCAAAACATTATGGGAGGATGACACTCACCCACACTATGCAATACGGTGCTATGCTGAGTTTGCAGCCTCCCTTATTCAGCTCAATGTAGAATATGGAAATAATCAG CTTGATATGAACTTGGAGCAATTGCATATGGCAATTGATAACCTACTTGTCAGGCTGGCCGAACGATTTAGAATACCAAAATCACAAGCTTTGTTCCTTCTTAATAACTATGATATGATTATAGCTGTCTTGAAG GAGGCAGGTGACATTGGAAAAATTCCAACATTCTTTGAAGAAAAGCTTGAAAGCAATATTTCTTTGTTTGTG GAGGAATTGCTTTCGGAGCATTTTACTGATCTGATCAAGTTTGTGAAGGCTTACGACG ATGAAGAGTCAACTTCCTTCACAGGAAGTCCAACAATTGCTGATGTTGAACCTTTGGTGAAGGACTTTGCAATGCGGTGGAAAGCCGTTCTAGAGGCAATGCATAAAGATGTCATTACTTCATTTAGCAATCTTTCATGTGGAATGGAAATTCTAAAAGCTGCGATGGCGCAGTTGTTGAACTACTATAACAGTCTCTCAGAATGCGTGAAGATGATCCCCCGCAGTTCAACTTTAAACAAGTACCTGGTTTCCATCACCTCAATATCCTACGAAATCAGGAAATACTCAAGGACATTCTAG